Proteins encoded by one window of Luteimonas yindakuii:
- a CDS encoding enoyl-CoA hydratase/isomerase family protein, whose translation MTESLLLVADDGAVRTLTINRPDKLNALNAATLDALLVAFDDAAENPAVRAVVLTGAGPKAFVAGADIAEMADLPAVAGRDFSQRGQRLMRRIETFPKPVVAMVNGFALGGGLELAMACHLRIGADTAKVGQPEINLGLVPGFGGTQRLLRLAGRAATLELCLTGAPIDAARAQALGILTRVVPAAELADATRTLAAQLAAAAPLALRAILDCVHVGGECAMSEGLEYETAQFGLMFATEDMREGTRAFLERRKPDFSGR comes from the coding sequence ATGACCGAATCCCTGCTCCTGGTTGCCGACGACGGCGCCGTGCGCACCCTCACCATCAACCGGCCGGACAAGCTCAACGCGCTCAACGCCGCCACCCTGGACGCGCTGCTGGTCGCCTTCGATGACGCCGCCGAAAACCCCGCGGTCCGTGCGGTGGTGCTGACCGGCGCCGGCCCCAAGGCGTTCGTCGCCGGGGCCGACATCGCCGAGATGGCCGACCTGCCGGCAGTCGCCGGGCGTGATTTCTCGCAGCGCGGCCAGCGCCTGATGCGCCGCATCGAGACCTTCCCCAAGCCGGTGGTCGCGATGGTCAACGGCTTCGCGCTCGGCGGCGGGCTGGAACTGGCGATGGCCTGCCACCTGCGCATTGGCGCCGATACCGCGAAGGTCGGCCAGCCGGAAATCAACCTCGGCCTGGTGCCGGGGTTCGGCGGCACCCAGCGCCTGCTGCGCCTGGCCGGCCGTGCGGCGACGCTGGAACTGTGCCTGACCGGGGCGCCGATCGATGCCGCCCGCGCGCAGGCGCTGGGCATCCTCACCCGCGTGGTCCCGGCGGCGGAGCTGGCGGACGCCACCCGCACGCTGGCCGCGCAACTGGCCGCGGCCGCACCGCTGGCGCTGCGCGCGATCCTCGACTGCGTGCATGTCGGCGGCGAATGCGCGATGTCGGAGGGCCTGGAATACGAGACCGCGCAGTTCGGCCTGATGTTCGCCACCGAGGACATGCGCGAAGGCACCCGCGCGTTCCTCGAACGCCGCAAGCCGGACTTCAGCGGACGCTGA
- the nth gene encoding endonuclease III, whose product MSERIPPRRRGRTLTRAEIHEMFARLSALNPEPTTELEYSSPFELLVAVTLSAQSTDVGVNKATRRLFPVANTPQAILALGEDGLKRHISTIGLYNAKAKNVIAACRMLVEQHGGEVPRDRESLEALPGVGRKTANVVLNTAFGEPTMAVDTHIFRVSNRTGLAPGKNVREVEDGLLKRVPKQFLHDAHHWLILHGRYVCKARRPECPGCVIRDLCRYPDKTPGEPGEPLRPATRPEPR is encoded by the coding sequence ATGTCCGAACGTATTCCGCCGCGTCGCCGCGGCCGCACCCTCACCCGCGCCGAGATCCACGAGATGTTCGCGCGGCTGTCGGCCCTCAACCCGGAGCCGACCACCGAACTCGAATACAGCTCACCGTTCGAACTGCTGGTGGCGGTGACGCTGTCGGCGCAGTCGACCGATGTGGGGGTCAACAAGGCCACGCGCCGGCTGTTCCCCGTCGCCAACACGCCGCAGGCGATCCTGGCGCTCGGCGAGGACGGGCTGAAGCGCCATATCTCCACCATCGGGCTGTACAACGCCAAGGCGAAGAACGTCATCGCCGCCTGCCGGATGCTCGTGGAGCAGCATGGCGGCGAAGTGCCGCGCGATCGCGAATCGCTGGAAGCGCTGCCGGGCGTCGGCCGCAAGACCGCCAACGTGGTGCTCAACACCGCGTTCGGCGAACCGACGATGGCAGTGGACACGCATATCTTCCGCGTCTCCAACCGCACGGGGCTGGCACCCGGAAAGAACGTGCGCGAGGTCGAGGACGGCCTGCTGAAGCGGGTGCCGAAGCAGTTCCTGCACGACGCCCACCACTGGCTGATCCTGCATGGCCGCTATGTCTGCAAGGCGCGCCGGCCGGAATGCCCCGGCTGCGTGATCCGCGACCTGTGCCGCTATCCGGACAAGACCCCGGGGGAGCCGGGGGAGCCGCTGCGCCCAGCCACCAGGCCGGAACCCCGCTAA
- a CDS encoding OprO/OprP family phosphate-selective porin: MRSSLLAVSIAMALGAALPAAAQDTRDRELAELRAQLSQLQTRMAELEDRSDAQSEINIASQQAAEAAAKTQPKVEPRNGGLRVTSADGKSEFSLGGRIHFDAYAFDRDNADVTGTTDFRRARLTLAGKAAGWEYKVEQDFTGGSTTEGFRDVFIARDALGGKVTIGHFKPYRSMEEMTSSNEILMMERPFASATGIYAGRQFQQGVGYLTSGDNYSFGASVFNMRSASGPRNEGMGASTRATWAPINNDDSTLHFGASYSHENLNKGSADVSASAVYAGRRGPSQTIARTTGASGESIDTVGLEAAGAFGPLFFQSEYARATYGQPLGGDQDVDTWYLMGAWTITGERRPYRVGTGVFNSPRPNGPYGAWQLTARYDTIENKDIAGMEASSATFGVNWFINPSVRLMFNYTRGDNEFLGDKTNQFALRTQLSF, translated from the coding sequence ATGCGTTCTTCCCTGCTTGCGGTATCGATTGCCATGGCGCTTGGGGCGGCGCTGCCTGCCGCCGCGCAGGACACGCGCGACCGCGAACTCGCCGAACTGCGCGCGCAGCTGAGCCAACTGCAGACCCGCATGGCCGAACTCGAGGACCGCAGCGACGCGCAGTCCGAAATCAACATCGCCAGCCAGCAGGCGGCCGAAGCCGCCGCGAAGACACAGCCCAAGGTCGAGCCGCGCAACGGCGGCCTGCGCGTCACCTCCGCCGACGGCAAGTCCGAGTTCTCGCTGGGCGGGCGCATCCATTTCGATGCCTACGCCTTCGATCGCGACAACGCCGACGTCACCGGCACCACCGACTTCCGCCGTGCGCGCCTGACCCTGGCCGGCAAGGCCGCGGGCTGGGAATACAAGGTCGAGCAGGACTTCACCGGCGGCAGCACCACCGAAGGCTTCCGCGACGTCTTCATCGCCCGCGACGCACTGGGTGGCAAGGTCACCATCGGCCACTTCAAGCCGTACCGCTCGATGGAGGAGATGACCAGCTCCAACGAGATCCTGATGATGGAGCGCCCGTTCGCCTCGGCCACCGGCATCTACGCCGGGCGCCAGTTCCAGCAGGGCGTCGGCTACCTCACCAGCGGCGACAACTACAGCTTCGGCGCCAGCGTGTTCAACATGCGCAGTGCCTCGGGCCCGCGCAACGAGGGCATGGGCGCGTCCACGCGCGCGACCTGGGCACCGATCAACAACGACGACAGCACGCTGCACTTCGGTGCCTCGTACAGCCACGAGAACCTCAACAAGGGCTCGGCCGACGTGTCGGCATCGGCGGTCTATGCCGGCCGCCGCGGCCCGTCGCAGACCATCGCCCGCACCACCGGCGCCAGCGGCGAATCGATCGACACCGTGGGCCTGGAAGCCGCCGGTGCCTTCGGCCCGCTGTTCTTCCAGTCAGAATACGCGCGTGCGACCTACGGGCAGCCGCTCGGCGGCGACCAGGACGTCGACACCTGGTACCTGATGGGTGCGTGGACCATCACCGGCGAGCGTCGCCCGTACCGCGTCGGCACCGGCGTGTTCAACTCGCCGCGCCCGAACGGGCCGTACGGCGCATGGCAGCTGACTGCCCGCTACGACACGATCGAGAACAAGGACATCGCCGGCATGGAAGCCAGCAGCGCCACGTTCGGCGTCAACTGGTTCATCAACCCCAGCGTGCGGCTGATGTTCAACTACACCCGCGGCGACAACGAGTTCCTCGGCGACAAGACCAACCAGTTCGCGCTGCGGACCCAGCTCAGCTTCTAA